In the Pseudanabaena sp. PCC 7367 genome, one interval contains:
- a CDS encoding phage tail sheath family protein, with amino-acid sequence MPSTYKTPGVYIQEISKFPPSVAEVETAIPAFIGYTQKAVLKGIDQYAQKKNPTPTDGGDPVTDTEDPVAGTNPIIVRISSLLEYEQFFGKAENEQGIEVNVSASGEVSATIDNPSPHNMYYSLQAYFANGGGPCYIVSIGKTSSSAIEQSALAKGLQEIEREDEVTLIVLPESLSLQIAESASLYDTALKQCDKLQDRFVVMDAKLDAPSVSIFNAAESFRNAGIGINNLKYGAAYGPRLETIFDYAYAETDVKVIVPALKTENGKDIPNPDAEPIEKNMSEINPTTTKDTKYGQYYPQVKQAIGSIPVVLPAAPIVVGVYAAVDSTRGVWKAPANVSLSSVIGPTRKISSEEQENLNLDTTGKSINAIRAFTGKGTLIWGARTLAGNDNEWRYIPVRRFFNMAEESIKKATEQFVFEPNDANTWIKVKAMIENFLTLQWRTGALAGAKPDQAFYVKIGLNETMTALDILEGRMIVEIGMAVVRPAEFIVLMFSHKMQES; translated from the coding sequence ATGCCCAGCACCTATAAAACTCCAGGCGTTTACATTCAGGAAATTTCCAAGTTTCCCCCTTCAGTTGCTGAAGTTGAAACAGCCATACCTGCTTTCATTGGCTATACCCAAAAGGCAGTATTAAAAGGCATTGATCAATATGCCCAGAAAAAAAATCCAACCCCCACTGATGGCGGAGATCCTGTTACAGATACTGAAGATCCTGTTGCAGGTACGAATCCAATAATAGTAAGGATCTCATCTTTACTAGAATATGAGCAATTTTTTGGTAAGGCTGAGAATGAGCAAGGGATTGAGGTGAATGTGAGCGCAAGTGGAGAGGTGAGCGCAACGATCGACAATCCCTCACCCCATAACATGTATTATTCTCTCCAAGCCTATTTCGCCAACGGAGGAGGTCCCTGCTACATTGTCTCCATTGGCAAAACTTCTAGTAGTGCGATCGAGCAATCTGCATTAGCCAAGGGGCTTCAGGAGATTGAGCGAGAAGATGAAGTTACCCTGATTGTCTTACCAGAGAGTCTATCCCTCCAGATTGCAGAATCTGCGAGTCTTTATGATACAGCACTGAAACAATGCGATAAGTTGCAGGATCGCTTTGTAGTCATGGATGCCAAGCTGGATGCCCCTAGCGTTAGCATATTTAATGCCGCAGAGAGCTTTCGCAACGCAGGCATTGGTATTAATAATTTGAAGTATGGTGCAGCCTATGGCCCCCGCCTCGAAACTATTTTTGACTATGCCTATGCCGAAACAGACGTTAAGGTGATTGTGCCGGCGCTAAAAACAGAAAATGGGAAAGATATCCCGAATCCAGATGCAGAGCCGATCGAAAAGAACATGAGTGAGATCAATCCGACGACCACTAAAGATACCAAATATGGGCAATATTATCCCCAAGTGAAACAGGCCATTGGCAGTATTCCCGTGGTGTTGCCTGCAGCTCCCATTGTAGTCGGCGTTTATGCCGCTGTGGACAGCACGCGTGGGGTTTGGAAAGCGCCTGCCAATGTCAGCCTGAGTTCAGTCATTGGTCCCACCAGGAAAATCAGCAGTGAGGAGCAGGAAAACCTCAATCTTGATACTACAGGTAAGTCAATTAATGCGATTCGAGCTTTTACAGGAAAAGGAACCTTGATCTGGGGCGCGCGCACGCTGGCGGGTAATGATAATGAATGGCGTTATATCCCAGTGCGACGTTTTTTCAATATGGCTGAGGAGTCAATTAAGAAAGCCACTGAACAGTTTGTCTTCGAGCCAAACGATGCTAACACCTGGATCAAAGTGAAAGCGATGATCGAGAACTTCTTAACTCTGCAATGGCGAACCGGTGCACTGGCTGGAGCAAAGCCTGACCAGGCGTTCTATGTCAAAATTGGACTCAATGAGACCATGACTGCTTTAGATATTCTCGAAGGCCGTATGATTGTTGAAATTGGGATGGCAGTTGTGCGTCCAGCGGAATTTATCGTCCTTATGTTCTCCCACAAAATGCAAGAAAGTTGA